Part of the Carassius auratus strain Wakin chromosome 8, ASM336829v1, whole genome shotgun sequence genome is shown below.
CCTCCGTCTAATCGCACATGCAGGTGTGCAACTGTCAGCTGTGAAACTCAGGTAGTGTTTTCCACAGCCACGCTCCTCTGCCTGGTAAATCGACAGATACCAAATTACTGATCAGCATTCTGTAAATACGGCTATTACAGAGGCTTGTCCTTCCCAGCAATTGCTTCCACTCGCATTTCTTCGGATTTGTTTGAATACTTAGAAATGTTTCAAACACCTGCATTCTTTGGCAGAATGATTTCAGAGGCATTCAAGCATGTAGCCTCTTAAAATATTCTTACTATTCTCCTCAAAGAGATGCACAATTGTGTCTGGGCTCTTTAATCCTGTAGTCTTTATGGCAGTGTCTCTTGGGTGGATCAGTGTGTGATATTTCACATAGATTTGTCACATagataaagttattattattattatttaaaaatagatattaaaatgcctaaacaaaaaaatggttacactttattataaggtgacaaaaaaaaaaagatgtaactacaGTATTGTTGTATAACTGTCATACATTGTTACATCTCAATAAACAGATTGTTCAAAAAAGCATTGTGATAAAAaggaatcatatttttttcacattacagGACTTCTAGCAGATAATAATGAATGACTTTGAATCTGTGTAAAACACACACTGGACCAGCAGTAGGCTATTCACCCAAATATTGATCCAACTGGCCTAACAGAGTTGTCTGCACAAACAGTTTCTTATTGGAGAATGTTGCTAATTTGTTTAGTTTGCtagctcccagcatgcactgcagtctgtgaataaattatgcagctggtgttatatgatttttttttctctctgtttgcaGGCTTTATTTATGCTGTTGTTATTTTTGAAACCACTGTTTAGTGTTTTTCTTGTGTGCTTTATTTCTTGTTTTCTCGCATTTTAATTTCAGAGATAGctccccccaaaatgaaaattatcataATTTGCACACCCTATTGTTGTTCCAgacctgaatgactttctttctctattctgagagatattctttttgttttgttttgtttttgtcattcgTAGAAGTCCGTATAGTCCAAATCACTGTTTGGTTGCCAAGATTCTTCAAGActtctctttgtttttttgtcatactcagaagaaagaaagtcatacaggtttggaatgacatgaaaggtgagaataacagatttttttcccgtgaactatccctttaaagttgtTAGTGCTTTCGActcataaagtaaaataattaagctgttacttgaaaaaaaggtgctaaataatacaattaatttgaattaaattagctCTTTAGGATTCCTAATAAAATTCATAAAGTTAGTTCAgtattctctctttctttcttatatatattttttcttttttctttctttgcccCCTAAGATCCCAAGACCACTCACTTCAAAAAAGCATCAAGTTTATCCCAATGGGCAATGGAAGTACGAGGCAGCCTCTTCCTGCCTCTGTGCCAACATAATTATTTTTGTCTCTGGGCACaatgcaaaacaacaaaaacaactgcGGATGGAAGAAGAGTGACATCATTTGACATTTGCCTCGAATGGCTAAGCTATCGCCTGAAGAAAAGAAACCCTCTGCCTCCAAAAAACGGCTTCGACCccatctctccctccctctccgaTCCACAGTGATGTGTCCCGCTCGACTCAGGGGAGACAGCAGTGGAGGGGCAAGGGGAGAGAGGGCGCGAGGAAACGCTGAGGAATGTGCTGGAGAAAAGAAGGAGGGCAGTGAACCCTCCAAATGGCAGTGGAAGGGCCCCCTTCTTCTTCTCTCAGTAGACACTTGGAGCTGTCTTTTGTCTCAAGGACCTGAGTCTACAGTGTGTTGTTAGGACAACCAACAGGAACGGACTCCTGACAAAGTACCAAAAggggaaccacacacacacacacacacacacacacacagatttgggAAAGCAAAGAGGGAGGGAAGGACAGAGCAAGTGCAGGATGTCCTGGTGAGGTGTTCATTAGAATGAAGGAGCAAGATGGAGGAAGAGTAGAGAGctgccacaaacacacattctctctctctctctctctctctctctctctctcacacacacacacacacacacacacacaaatatttttcgGCTCTCCCAATGCCTCTCCTCTACTTTACGAAGCAGAAAGAAACTGCTTTCTGGCGGTATTTGAAAAGAGGGTTAAAAAAGGCCCTATTCAGCGGCCGCAGCCCTTTATTAACGCGCGCTTCTGTTACAGATGAGGGGGGGAAATCCCCCGCGCGCACGCAGGTTGGTCTCGTGCTCAGGTATGATGTCCTTTCTGTTCTCGTTGCTCGCCTGCCATTGGTCGTCCTGGATCCGGGGGAGGGGGCCTGTCGGCACCCCACCCCTCCTCGCGGCGGCCCCCTCGCCTCTGTCTGCGCGAGAGTGAATGGAGGAGCGCACAGCTGCACAACGCTGCTCAAACTGCGAGCGGCTGCCTGCCTGACTGACGCTGCTGTGCCCCGTGAAAGCGGCGCTCTGATTGGACGAGGCGACATCCACCTGCTGGCTCACAGTCGCTACTACCGATACCTATTCGTGGTCATCCGAACTGAGGCACTGGAGCTGGAAACACGGGCATTTGGGTCGGGATGACGTGCTTTAGAATGAAGAATGCTGTTCCGCTAACTTTTCTCATCCGCCGCTTCTGTATCGCAGACTTTATCCCTCCGGAGTCTGGAGCAGTTCATCATCCCTCTCCTGTCAGACTGCTGCGCCATGGCTCTTCTCATCCGGTcactgatattatcgatcaaggGTATCTCTGTCTGACTCACTTATCTCTTACAGGGCAAACTCGAGAAAAATGAGGCTACGTCAAACTTAAAACAGAAAAGCAGGTACTAGTATGGCACGCAAATTTAACATTAaacaaatttaacaaaattaGAATTTGTAgcaattagtatttttttattatattgctaATACCTTTTTTATtactaaatttattaatttaatggagAGAAGCCTACTgccttattttacatttgttaattattattttgataggTTCTGCTGTAACATATGTATTCCTATAGGCTACTGATTATAATCTATTTAAATTGGTCTctagtaattatttttgtattcctCACTGTTCCGAGTGACATGTAGTATTCCATTGTCATTGGTaacaaattacacattttttttatttaaaacctatTAAGATTTATGTTTCAGATAGCAGCTGTATTTTCAAACTACTTAAATTTGATGGTGGTACGGATCCACCTTTACTAGTTTTAACCACTCATTATATAGTAGGTATCTTTTTTAGTTATCATACAGTAACTATCCCTATGAGACAGTTCAGTATcatgaattaaatgttaattcAGCTTGCCATAGTAGCCCGCCAGTGTGTAGTGAACAGAAGTGTTGCAGGAATGTCACACGGACGTTTCCAGTCGTTTCATCATCATGCGTTGGTCATTCTAATGTCATGTATGACACGGTGACGACTCGCGCCGCTAGTTTTTACGCACCGACCCGCACGTCAGCAGCCGAAGAACACAGCTCGACCTTCATCGCGCTTTATAGTTTTCCTTTTATACCGTTTACCTTGTATGTGATctattttacaagtttttttcTATGCAGAGTGGCTTGTCGGTTTGTAGCCCGGTCCTCCTGTTGCGCGTTTTTATGTTGGAAAGAAAAGACTCGCCAGCATTTCCCCTTTTACTCTCAGACATCGCAATGGCTGGACAACAGGTGCATGTGCCGGAGATCTGTATTATAAATGTATCGACTATTGCCATTAACCTCAAAATGAATTGGTTTGCCTACATTAacgaaaatgttaaatatttaattcacaaaACGGCGGTAGCCTATATTCTCACACTTTGGCGTGGACATTTAATTCCCACAGTGGAAATCTagcgctattttttttttaagtttggggaTGTGACGTTATTTTTGTCGATGTTGAATGGGAAAGATTGTCCTGTAATGGTCACATCGGTAGTGGTGACGACTATTGCATTGCGATAGAAGAGCACGGCAGACTTGTAATACTGTACACGTCCACTAGAGGTCGCGCCACACCATAAAACTGAGGAATTGCGTTTTctgtgttaagaaaaaaaaaaaaaaaagattaggctGTGTTATTGTGTGTAAATGCTTGAAAGAGATGTCGCTCGTTGCTCTTTGCCCCGTATGGCTTTTTATTCCTATCTGAGAGTGCTCAGGACTCATATAGGGATGGAAGCCATGCAGGGCTGGGGGACTGTGTCTTCATGGAGACTTGGTGCCAACAGCTTTCTTCATTTGCCAATCATGTGGCACACATACACCTGTCCTGGCATCGGTCTGAGCACAGATGCCCATTGAGTCTGGCTGGCTGCTGGGAGAATATCTGATTCTGCTCTGCCAATCAAGTCCACAGACGGTTCTCTGAAGTCTCACActggcgcgcacacacacacacacacacacacacacactggctggACATCTGCTGCCAAGTGAcgctaaaacagctgttttacacacacacctaaacacaAGCCCAAACGTTAATGAACTTGACTGAATGAGGTTAATGTCCTATATAATTCAAACTGCATCAGTTTTGAATATAAAGAAGCACACAGTTTTATATTATCACTTCTTTACAGTGCTATAGATTACAAGTAGGCCCTTCACAACACATCATTAATGTgatcatatgtatatatttaaaatagccCACACTTCCCTGTGTCTCCTCATGTGCTCATCAGGCCTCAGATCTTAAACTTAATGGGAAACTgtcaagtaataaaataataactttacagTTGTCTATGTGTGTTCATTTATTGatccatttaacaggtttgtgttaaaaaaacaacaacctttatCACAGTACGAAATGTCTACTCCAATGTGTCCAAATGTTTTACTTCAAAATTTACTTGTAATTTACATTCTCAAAGTGATAAATTCTTATTACTGTACtgcaacaacattttttaaaattaaaattagcattaaatacaggttattatttttcacattacAGTAGGCTACATGATGAGTTGTTTTGCATGACAGTTATTATTATCAACTTATACACACCTAcgtgtttaaatataaatgataattacTATTACCCAAATATTAGTTCAAGCTAATTCTGAttacattaataaacaattatCATATTTAGCTGAATTATTGGTGTAATCAGAACTAGGCTATCATTATCAACTACTAGAACTAGGTAATCATTATCAACCTAAATATATGATCTAATCTAGTcttatgatatataatataatataatataatataatataatataatataatataatataatataatataatataatataatataatataatatgtgttATGATTATCACCTTGCTGACAGCAAAAGAAGCTTGTGCAAGAACGCCTCCTAGCGTTTAAATCCTCACATTACCCAGTCAACTCAGGCGGATATGACGTAAGCTCTGATCTCCTGCAGGCAAAGTGCACTCTTTTCGGTGTTATGAAAGGTGGGAAGTGATTGTGTTGGGTAACAGGGGTCTGTAGGTTACATTACATAAGTTAACGTGTAACGCAGGTCTCTCCGTTTCTCTGAATACACCAGAGTTAATTTATCCTGAAACTATCCGCGATCTCTCAGCAGTGGCAGAATGGCAAAGAGAAAAGAGACACAGCAGAAAACCGACACAAAGAAACCGAAGCAGATTGCAAAGAACAGACCAGCATCCAAAACACGAACAACTAAAGGTATCTATACTGCAAAAAATGAACTTCGTCTGGCTGATGATCAAACCTAGAGTCAAAACTAGTCGCTGAgttaaaatgcagctttgcagtTGAACAGTCAATGTTAAATGAATGAACTGTAATAGTTCAGATGTAGCGCAGTGGatgcagacagctgcagtgtgcAGGTGTGCAGAGACTCTCGCTTGAGTTCTCTTGTGTAGCTTGTTCTTAACTGGTGCACTTAAACGAAAACACAAAACAGCCCCTCTCCAGTTCAATGAATGTTCCATCAATGTATGATTGATGAGTGTATGGGGGCGTGTCCAGCGTACATATTTGGGATCAGATGTGTGATTTGGGCACTTTAGAGTGGATTTGAGTACTCTGTCCCAGAGGTCCTCAGACTTTTTAATGACTGACCCCCCAAAAATGTTCTTCCTATTGTGACATAACcctttcctatatatatatatatatatatatatatatatatatgtgtgtgtgtgtgtgtgtgtgtgtgtgtgtgtgtgtgtgtgtgtgtgtattagacaATTAATAATAGACAATTTcatattttcttcatattttgaatcaggtttttaattttaaacatccattttcattgtaattttagaTACATTCTGTATCAGATTTAGGAATTTAGTTGTGTCTTTTTAAGTAGCTGTAGTGGCTAGtagttttaaacaaaaatatatgtagtttttattttaatttcagttttagttattttagtacatcaagttaaacttaaTTAAACTGAGAAATATTGCCTTGCAACTAGCCAGGAGAGATAAGTTAATAtatatcatttgttttattcCAGTCAATGTTTATATTAATTCTAGTAAATGTATTGTCTTATGGTTTAGTTTTATCGTTTAGTCTTTAACACAGAtacaaattagaaaaatattatgtgtgcatatatatataatactttaatattttttattaaatattttatataaacagatTATTTTCATTTCCCACTAAACTATATAGAGATTTATTTCATACTGTTGAAAACtgtcaattgaaaaaaaaaacacaataataataataatgaaagagtAATTATTCTACATAAGTGAATGATCTGCTGTCTGCACTGTAGTACATCTTTATTATGCTGTGATCCAtgacctgtttgtttgtttgtttgtttcagaaaAAAGTATGGTGGACAAAAACAACCGCAAAAACTCCAGGGTGGCATCTCGTGCATCCAGAAAGATCAGAGATTCCTCTGATGAGACAACAAGCAAATACTTCCAGGACAGTGAAGTGAAAACCGAAGAGCCAGAGGAAATGAGTGACCACGCTGAGGAGATGAGCCCCATGCTCAGTGAACACTCACCACCATCAAAACAAGTCAAAGAAGATGAGGAAGAGAGTGAGGATGAGGACGACTGGGAGGAAGTGGAAGGTACATAGTGTTTTTGTGAATCATTAGTAATCAGACATGTGTTTAGATTGAGTAACTTTCCTCTGTGCTGTCATGTCTTTTACACTGACTGTGTGGCTGGTTTGAACGGTGTGTTTTCTCAGAAATGACAGAACCGCTGGGTCCTGTGGACTCAGCTGAACTAGCAGTTGTGTCAAAACCTGTGGAGATTGAGATCGAGACTCCAGACATGGTTCGCAAGAGGCAGAGGAAGTGAGTGTTTGTGATCGAGAGTTTAACAAGGGGCAGATTGCCAAGTGATGAAATTCTTTAATGTGGTAAATGCCCACAAGATAGTTGCAGTCGCATTCATGAGAGGAGCGGTGATGGTCAGACAGATAAGAAGGAAAATCATAACACCATGACAACTGTTTCCAGGGAGAAAAGGAAAGCAGAGTTTGAAACCTACCTTCGTCGAATGATGAAACGATTTAACAAGGAACTGCTGGTGGATACccacaaggtgtgtgtgtgtgtgtgtgtgtgtgtgtgtgtgtgtgtgtgtgtgtgtgtgtgtttctgttgtaGTTTTTATCTCCAGCAaaatcaactatatatatatacacatactaatattcaaaggtttggggtctgtTAAAGTTTttagaagtattttatgctcaccaaggttacatttaatttaaatctatacagataacattattttattattattacaaattacaaaatttaaTTAACTCCTGTGAATttccagcagtcattactccagtcttcattgtcacatgatgcttcagaaatcattccttattattttgttaaaaacagctgtactctttgatatttttgtgaaaactgtgatacgtTTTCggtattctttgattaatagaaagtccaaaagaacagcatttttttaaatggatttttcaTCATGTGAAGACTTTACTGCCAAATTTTGTAATTACagatttttctgaataaaatgagTCATTTCTATAAAAAGGTCTTGGTGAtcccaaacatttaaataataaagtataacaatatctaaaaatatattctatCTGTGTTTATTGCAATAATATGTTATATTCTTCAATCTTAGTTTTTTGGtcatattttattgcttttattgtaCTGGTGTTTGATTTCTTATTTACTCTGTCAAACAGGTTCACCTTCTCTGCTTGTTGGCAGGCGGTTTATTCCGAAGCAGACTGTGCTGTGAGCCTGACCTGTTGGCTATTGTTTTGTCAATACTGCCTGCCCACTTTACCTCAGTTGCCACAAAACGCATAAACAGTGGCTTCCTGGAGGGGCTTCTCAAATGGTACGCCTGGTTTGTCTTCTTAAATCTATTCCACTTGTTCTGTTAAAGAGATCttccacccaaaaataaacattctgtcaaTATTAACTTATCCTCGTGATGTTCCAAAAGTGTATGatatttttcttctgtggaatataaaagaagatattatgagaAATGCCTCGTTATATGTCAATGAAATGGAAGTCACTGGGCTTCACTGTTGTTTGGTTACCAacgtttttcaaaatatattcttttgtgttccaaagaaaaaaaaatcatcatacaggtttggaaccagaTGAGGGTGAGTATCATGCGGTTCGCAATTTACAAACCACAAAAATGTCTCAAAAGTCAACAATCAATCAAGTATTCCTGTGCTTTATGCAAATGGGGTATTGATGATCTCTTTATTGTgtgtaaattaatcatttttttgtgGCGTGACCTTGGCCAGGTTTCAAATGACATTCACATTAAACCCTGCCTTACCTGAGGAGAAGGGGGTGGAGTTGAGCGCGGTGCTGGAAAGGCGAATTGGCTGTTTATCAGCCAGGGACCATGAGGAGATGACCTATGTGAGGGAGATCTCACTTACTTTGACaggctgcatatatatatatataacatgaaatattgttacaCTTTATTGTTACAGTAGTCAAAATTTGAaatggatcaaaaaagttaatcaagaacacattttagttttaggttttaggacaactttgatgaaagcttttgatccacttcaaatattGACTAATATTTTTCAAGAAAGTTTTTTTCAGGACTCAaaagaaagtcattttttttaaaaatctaatgctccattgctgaataaaactatttctttaaataaaatcttactgacaccaaacctttgaatggaagtgtaatgtttttcatttttaagttcgGTTCTGatctgtgatgtcacttcctgtagcTGTTCTTAATGGTGTTGCGGTCACTGCGACTCTTCTGTCGATTGGTGCTGTCACTGCAACCCCTTCCTCTGAAGCCACCACCTGCTAGCAAGGTGACTTTgagttattattatatacatttttcttttgtacAAATTCTTGCTTTGTATTTTTAATGGCTTGtgcatgtttattgtttttagaaCAAGACCACACCTACCAAGAGCTCTCCAGAAAAAGATGAGTCTGAGAAGCCCAAGATATCTCCTGGAACCAAACGCCCATCATCAGCCCATAATGCTGCAGTAAAAGAGGGAAGAggtggaaagagaaagaaaacgaaAGAGGAAGGAGGAGAGAAAGAGGCTGCGGCGGTACAGAAACCCAAAAACAGCCGAAGAAGAAGTATAGCTTCAAAAGTGTCATACAAAGAAGTCAGCAGCGAGGAAGAGGAGAAGCAGAGTGAGGAAGACTTTCAACCAACCAATGAGGACGACAGTGAAGACTCTGATGGGGCTATGAAAGTATGCAGAAAGTCAAAGGTGAAAGGAAAAGGTCGGGCTCCTCGGAGGTCGAGCGAGGTCAAACAAGAGGAGGAAAGTgaagaggatgaagaagaggaagagaaaccgGTGAAGAAACAACGACGTAAAAGAAAGGAGGAGAAAGGCGCGGATGAGTGGTTGGAGGTTTATTTGGAAAGTACAGGGAAGTGGGTGTGTGTTGATGTGGATCAAGGTGTTGGCCAGCCGCAGCTCTGCTCCCATCAGGCCACTCAGCCAATCACTTACGTGGTGGCTGTTGATGACGAAGGGTACCTGAAAGATCTTAGCAGCAGGTATGACCCCACGTGGCTGACATCATCACGCCGAAGACGGGTCGACTCAGAATGGTGGGAGGAGACCATGGAGCTCTACAAGTCTCCAGATGCTGAAAGAGGACAGAAGGAGGATCAGGAGGTATGTGTGATACAGTTCTCTTCATAAGTTTGGAGtcagaaataatacttttattccgtAAGTacatattaaactgatcaaaaggaAATGGAAAACAAAAGACATTGTC
Proteins encoded:
- the LOC113107556 gene encoding DNA repair protein complementing XP-C cells, which gives rise to MAKRKETQQKTDTKKPKQIAKNRPASKTRTTKEKSMVDKNNRKNSRVASRASRKIRDSSDETTSKYFQDSEVKTEEPEEMSDHAEEMSPMLSEHSPPSKQVKEDEEESEDEDDWEEVEEMTEPLGPVDSAELAVVSKPVEIEIETPDMVRKRQRKEKRKAEFETYLRRMMKRFNKELLVDTHKVHLLCLLAGGLFRSRLCCEPDLLAIVLSILPAHFTSVATKRINSGFLEGLLKWFQMTFTLNPALPEEKGVELSAVLERRIGCLSARDHEEMTYLFLMVLRSLRLFCRLVLSLQPLPLKPPPASKNKTTPTKSSPEKDESEKPKISPGTKRPSSAHNAAVKEGRGGKRKKTKEEGGEKEAAAVQKPKNSRRRSIASKVSYKEVSSEEEEKQSEEDFQPTNEDDSEDSDGAMKVCRKSKVKGKGRAPRRSSEVKQEEESEEDEEEEEKPVKKQRRKRKEEKGADEWLEVYLESTGKWVCVDVDQGVGQPQLCSHQATQPITYVVAVDDEGYLKDLSSRYDPTWLTSSRRRRVDSEWWEETMELYKSPDAERGQKEDQEMQAKLLDKPLPTSVSEYKNHPLYALKRHLLKYEAIYPSTAAVLGYCRGEPVYSRDCVHTLHSRDTWLKEARTVRLGEEPYKMVLGFSNRSRKARMMSEQKDVKDLPLFGVWQTEEYQPPIAVDGKIPRNEFGNVYMFKSCMLPVGCVHLRLPNLHRVARKLNIDCATAVTGFDYHCGFAHAVNDGYIVCEEHQEILKEAWENEQDIQQKKEQEKREKRVVANWTLLVKGLLIKERLKRRYGQQGLASGAGLKQEKEGLSSDEEEEGGAQTAPPSLTSSWPQNRQEEQEEKIVRRVTKREKRGEQKHLFPFEKV